The Henckelia pumila isolate YLH828 chromosome 2, ASM3356847v2, whole genome shotgun sequence genome includes a window with the following:
- the LOC140880034 gene encoding probable sulfate transporter 3.4, whose product MGLNSNRIEDFPDLEAPPILTQETTTLPSQVHRVCLPPPTTTVQKLRHRLSEIFFPDDPLHKFKDQTWYRKLVLGLQFLFPIFKWAPNYSLQMLKSDVVSGLTIGSLAIPQGISYAKLANLPPIIGLYSSFVPPLIYSVLGSSRHLAVGPVSIASLVMGTMLSEVVSYNEDPVLYLQLAFTATFFAGLFQFSLGFLRLGFVIDFLSKATLVGFMAGAAVIVSLQQLKGMLGIVHFTAKMQLIPVLSSVFHHNNEWSWQTIVMAMAFLVLLLTARQISMRKPKLFWISAAAPLASVILSTILVVCLKSKAPQIKTIGHLPKGLNPLSLNMLFFRGSHLVLAVKTGIITGILSLTEGIAVGRTFASLKNYQVDGNQEMVAIGLMNMAGSCTSCYVTTGSFSRSAVNYNAGARTVVSNVIMAAAVLVTLLFLMPLFQYTPNLILAAIIITAVIGLIDYEAAFRLWKVDKLDFMACLCSFLGVLFISVPAGLAIAVGVSVFKILLHVTRPNTAVLGNIPGTQIYQNLSRYREAARVPCFLILALEAPIYFANTTYLHERILRWIREEEEWLASNNKSNMKVVILDMTAVTAIDTSGIDMINELQKMLDKRSLKLVLANPVGSVVEKLHQSNVLTSFEMEGLYLTVGEAVVDISSSWKA is encoded by the exons ATGGGCTTGAATTCAAACAGAATCGAAGATTTTCCAGACCTGGAAGCCCCACCCATATTGACGCAAGAAACCACAACGCTACCGTCGCAAGTGCACAGAGTGTGCCTGCCGCCTCCCACAACCACCGTGCAGAAACTCCGCCACCGTCTGTCGGAGATCTTCTTCCCCGACGACCCACTTCACAAGTTTAAGGATCAAACGTGGTACAGGAAGTTGGTCCTTGGCCTTCAGTTTCTGTTTCCCATCTTCAAGTGGGCACCCAATTACAGTCTCCAAATGCTCAAATCCGATGTTGTTTCGGGCCTCACTATTGGGAGCCTTGCCATTCCACAG GGCATTAGTTACGCGAAGCTAGCAAATCTGCCACCCATCATTGGGCTAT ATTCGAGTTTCGTGCCACCTCTGATATATTCAGTTCTTGGGAGTTCTCGACATCTTGCAGTTGGCCCCGTCTCGATAGCTTCTCTAGTGATGGGAACAATGCTTAGTGAAGTTGTTTCTTACAATGAAGATCCAGTTCTTTACCTTCAACTGGCCTTCACTGCCACGTTTTTCGCAGGCCTGTTCCAGTTTTCTCTTGGTTTCCTAAG ATTGGGATTCGTTATTGATTTTCTTTCAAAGGCGACTCTAGTTGGCTTCATGGCTGGTGCAGCAGTCATTGTTTCTTTGCAACAGCTAAAAGGGATGCTTGGAATAGTCCATTTTACAGCAAAAATGCAGCTCATTCCCGTTTTATCGTCTGTTTTCCATCACAACAATGAG TGGTCTTGGCAGACCATTGTTATGGCAATGGCTTTTCTGGTCTTGTTATTGACTGCAAGAcaaatt AGCATgagaaaaccaaaattattttggatatCGGCAGCTGCACCATTAGCATCCGTCATACTATCAACCATACTGGTCGTCTGCCTTAAATCTAAAGCTCCACAGATCAAAACG ATTGGTCACTTGCCCAAGGGGCTTAATCCACTTTCTTTGAACATGCTATTCTTTCGTGGCTCTCATCTGGTTCTTGCCGTCAAAACTGGAATTATAACCGGGATACTGTCTCTCACA GAAGGGATTGCAGTGGGAAGAACATTTGCTTCCCTGAAAAACTACCAAGTAGATGGGAATCAAGAAATGGTGGCCATTGGCCTAATGAATATGGCAGGATCGTGCACTTCGTGCTATGTTACCACCG GATCATTTTCAAGATCTGCTGTAAACTACAATGCTGGAGCACGAACTGTAGTGTCCAATGTAATAATGGCTGCTGCCGTGCTAGTGACACTGCTATTTCTCATGCCTCTGTTCCAGTACACTCCCAATCTCATTTTAGCGGCAATTATCATAACTGCTGTAATAGGACTAATAGATTACGAGGCTGCTTTTCGCCTCTGGAAAGTCGACAAGCTCGATTTCATGGCTTGCTTGTGCTCGTTTCTTGGTGTTTTATTCATCTCAGTACCTGCTGGTCTGGCTATAGCA GTTGGAGTCTCGGTTTTCAAGATATTGTTGCACGTAACGCGGCCAAACACAGCGGTTCTAGGGAACATTCCAGGGACCCAAATATATCAAAACCTTAGCAGATACAGAGAAGCTGCGAGAGTTCCTTGTTTTCTTATCCTCGCGTTGGAGGCTCCTATCTACTTTGCGAATACCACCTACCTACATGAAAG GATATTGAGATGGATTAGAGAAGAAGAAGAGTGGCTGGCATCGAACAATAAAAGCAATATGAAAGTTGTAATTCTTGACATGACAG CTGTTACAGCAATCGACACGAGTGGTATCGACATGATCAACGAACTCCAAAAGATGCTCGATAAACGGTCACTTAAG CTTGTGCTTGCGAACCCTGTTGGAAGTGTAGTCGAAAAGTTGCATCAATCAAATGTTTTGACTTCATTCGAGATGGAAGGGCTTTACCTAACAGTTGGAGAAGCAGTTGTAGATATTTCCTCTTCATGGAAAGCCTGA